One Apostichopus japonicus isolate 1M-3 chromosome 14, ASM3797524v1, whole genome shotgun sequence genomic window carries:
- the LOC139980330 gene encoding uncharacterized protein produces the protein MFTMSRRRPFKCILIAYVISLLLYPTVYSASDYSVRISYHGDYAKLGYLEVSYDNTWYSVHPDTLDRPAATIACRQLGFDHVCRMKVTDEGRDNPLTNLNQYVQCMGTEPAMSFCVWTPTVTLLSTQYALLQCVNATDVELRLFGGIVSSEGILQIRCDPDDEWKGFCGGAQWDARDCHVVCLQLGHTICTRWGYDESTSGNVSSDVISANLYCGFNELQLLDCDMSWEGQCDVEAYGLAWMSCSIDIEILGSESYLCGSDHTCVNQCGKWKRNEGCNCDEACVQFHDCCFDYDDVCTSEDDFEIQELTHSKYSDPNLLPSYECKKTGLITENDAYVLISKCPPGFNQPGTVRYCEHTSTHLEDMFLRTPVYDENGLVFSNVYCAICHGRKVTDVQGWTISVISTPGEPLLYDTVFEVRLPIGRLYKPSANTELGKARLCVSTWNRSTSCQRPPSDASITQSSAKCDLYFAPISILNDGENIRFRNADCLLCSDLLGGQGLPPPEGAGPCVTYKNYRCHTDGHLPCGRLVSPKSGRTLASTRLNFSFSELDRYGQRAGKFCSNEDGESYDPFMKNCRVLQCPRYFSHYGNECLPSSVPDDFKIKTRLAGNESNRGFVQVQHTNGKWYTAVDTLFNDTESMVLCRELGLDFEPLLHVNKGKDDRELYTLKLECHGNETSMTDCHLSFNEKLAADVITGNRVYVRCLNTSSYSIRLYGGILASEGFVQIRYESEWFFINGDTLHWDYRDGTVVCWELNLRYCASTDRRQLRSFNDSSSVIRRQLICSGKHRNETFKSCLGQPEYITSVNGLAWVTCAITSDLYYNNDTYICGSDHTCRNRCGGWYGACNCDSACLFFGDCCDDYKDLCQPAKEDSSRFHTFPTKMALKRYSCIDSNYLSRDIYAISDCADGWIQVEISKLCKLRGPKSVLSYLPVYDDHGVIYRNRYCAICNRVPVENFTSFLYSITDKAVIPDIGIGVPRTCFNILQGEGECGLCSGDCESELANKCFRHYFPVMGRQVLPITYQSVYCARCHVAKSFSEPYEYCSLDKCPKSSPHQTCAFGESRNALSLLSPDKFIVFDSGTSNCSHPWQIFDPVLKTCRFSGCPYGYFYHEGSCKEGIASHNAPQIILAKESHECYQCMKSFLSRQTMEPLKIVVCSLLSDVSTTGPFSVKITSKNIFDWLIVFNAFDGVLGTNDAKETIYHQCGVTIINLSLEEDVLLQTTHCTYEKDIVESTAELCQMTTDIDVATYEYQPTVEYFSSTFANDFDICWRDLMANLTCSLSHSEPSSSNVDELILTFDGKLLIPDYLFSSIQRPTDLNLNYTIWICSYNDNILISEIIETFTDICYAISVGVTFLALLTFLKFSQQLGNVAERCRINLIMTLSMAYVFHFLNRVLGEHDVICQLIAMCSHYIWNVFWLWMCIPFYKMVYKYKQQLTQSPFTFRETGKTMRYMFLAWGLPLALTLICVFLSQCHCTPTDHEIQYKGDGDHCFVAGYLAVLVTVIFPAGMVMLYAVFCLVYSFRALLKHKPLQNNFQKATGAHAELLAEIQDNFVLYLALCITCGVGFMNHIWPSSLLGIVFSLLRAVQGTLVSVIFMVRRNAKALWFDALLTEKLTKE, from the exons ATGTTCACAATGTCTAGAAGAAGACCATTCAAGTGCATATTGATTGCTTACGTCATCTCTCTGTTGCTGTATCCTACAGTTTATTCTG CGAGTGATTACAGCGTACGTatcagttaccatggtgattATGCTAAGTTGGGTTATCTTGAGGTTAGTTACGACAATACCTGGTACTCTGTCCACCCGGACACCTTGGACAGGCCTGCCGCTACCATTGCTTGCAG GCAACTGGGGTTCGACCATGTTTGTCGAATGAAAGTGACCGATGAAGGAAGAGATAATCCACTGACCAATCTGAACCAATATGTTCAATGTATGGGAACTGAACCAGCCATGTCTTTCTGTGTATGGACACCAACCGTGACTTTACTCAGCACGCAGTATGCACTACTGCAGTGCGTTA ATGCAACTGACGTGGAACTACGTTTATTCGGCGGAATAGTTTCATCGGAAGGTATACTACAAATAAGGTGTGATCCGGATGACGAATGGAAGGGTTTCTGTGGAGGTGCACAGTGGGATGCGCGTGATTGCCACGTAGTGTGTCTACAACTTGGTCACACGATCTGCACACGTTGGGGTTACGACGAATCCACATCCGGGAATGTATCTAGTGACGTCATCTCTGCAAATCTGTATTGTGGGTTTAACGAATTACAATTACTTGATTGTGATATGTCATGGGAAGGACAGTGTGACGTTGAAGCATACGGTTTAGCGTGGATGAGTTGCTCCATTG ATATAGAAATATTAGGCAGTGAGTCGTACCTATGTGGATCAGATCATACGTGCGTTAATCAGTGCGGTAAATGGAAACGAAACGAAGGTTGCAACTGCGACGAGGCCTGCGTCCAATTTCATGACTGCTGTTTTGACTACGACGACGTTTGCACAAGCGAAGACGATTTTGAAATACAGGAACTAACGCACTCAAAATACTCTGACCCTAACCTTCTGCCGTCATACGAATGTAAAAAGACCGGCTTGATCACAGAAAATGATGCGTACGTTTTAATATCTAAATGTCCACCAGGGTTCAATCAGCCTGGAACGGTGCGATACTGTGAACATACTTCTACACATCTTGAAGATATGTTTCTACGGACACCAGTGTACGATGAAAACGGGCTAGTGTTTAGTAACGTGTATTGCGCCATATGCCACGGTAGAAAAGTCACAGACGTTCAGGGTTGGACAATTTCCGTAATTTCGACGCCAGGCGAACCCTTACTGTACGATACCGTATTTGAAGTTAGACTCCCAATTGGTAGATTATATAAACCAAGCGCCAACACTGAACTTGGTAAAGCGCGTCTCTGTGTGAGCACTTGGAATCGATCAACTTCGTGTCAGAGACCGCCTTCTGACGCATCCATAACCCAATCTTCAGCTAAATGTGACCTTTACTTCGCTCCGATAAGTATCTTGAATGACGGAGAAAATATACGTTTCCGTAACGCAGACTGCTTACTGTGTTCAGATTTGCTTGGTGGGCAGGGCTTGCCCCCACCGGAAGGAGCTGGACCTTGTGTTACTTACAAAAACTACAGATGCCATACAGACGGACATTTACCTTGTGGTAGACTTGTCAGTCCTAAATCAGGAAGAACACTGGCTTCTACCCGcctgaatttttcattttcggAGCTGGATCGATATGGACAGAGGGCTGGCAAGTTTTGTTCAAACGAAGACGGGGAAAGTTATGACCCCTTCATGAAAAATTGCCGAGTGCTGCAGTGTCCTAGGTATTTCTCGCATTATGGAAATGAGTGCCTCCCGTCTTCTG TTCCAGATGATTTCAAGATCAAGACACGTCTGGCTGGGAACGAGTCTAACAGAGGGTTCGTTCAAGTACAGCATACGAATGGGAAATGGTACACAGCTGTGGATACTTTGTTCAATGACACCGAATCCATGGTACTATGCAG GGAACTTGGCCTGGACTTTGAGCCATTACTCCATGTAAACAAAGGCAAGGATGACCGAGAATTGTATACATTAAAACTGGAATGTCACGGAAATGAAACATCCATGACTGACTGCCATCTTTCCTTTAATGAAAAGCTAGCTGCTGACGTCATAACAGGAAATCGTGTTTACGTGCGCTGTTTAA ACACATCCAGTTACTCCATCAGATTGTACGGGGGGATTCTGGCGAGCGAAGGTTTTGTCCAAATACGGTACGAGTCGGAGTGGTTCTTCATTAACGGTGATACTCTACATTGGGATTACAGAGATGGTACGGTAGTGTGCTGGGAACTGAACTTGAGATACTGTGCTTCGACCGACAGACGCCAATTGCGGTCATTTAACGACTCATCCTCAGTCATTAGGAGACAACTCATCTGTAGCGGCAAACACAGGAACGAAACATTCAAATCCTGCCTAGGCCAACCAGAGTACATTACATCAGTCAATGGACTAGCGTGGGTTACATGTGCAATAA CCAGTGATCTGTACTACAATAATGACACATACATCTGTGGCAGTGATCATACTTGTCGAAACAGATGTGGTGGATGGTACGGGGCCTGTAACTGTGACTCCGCCTGTCTCTTCTTTGGCGATTGCTGCGATGATTACAAGGACCTTTGTCAGCCTGCTAAAGAAGATTCATCACGGTTTCACACATTTCCAACCAAAATGGCTTTGAAGCGGTACTCGTGCATCGACTCCAATTATCTGAGTAGAGATATCTATGCTATATCTGACTGTGCTGATGGATGGATTCAAGTTGAAATATCAAAGCTCTGTAAATTAAGAGGCCCAAAATCTGTTCTTAGTTACTTACCAGTGTACGATGACCACGGTGTCATTTACCGAAACCGTTATTGTGCAATATGTAACCGTGTCCCTGTGGAAAATTTCACATCATTCTTATACTCGATCACAGATAAAGCTGTAATTCCCGATATTGGAATCGGAGTTCCGAGAACATGCTTCAATATATTGCAAGGTGAGGGAGAATGTGGGCTTTGTAGTGGTGACTGTGAGAGTGAATTAGCAAACAAGTGTTTCCGCCATTACTTTCCAGTAATGGGGCGCCAAGTGCTTCCCATTACCTACCAGAGCGTCTATTGCGCACGCTGTCATGTCGCCAAAAGTTTCAGTGAGCCTTATGAGTACTGTTCCTTGGACAAATGCCCGAAGAGCTCTCCGCATCAAACGTGTGCCTTTGGGGAATCGAGAAATGCATTGAGCTTGTTGTCTCCTGATAAGTTCATTGTTTTTGATAGCGGGACATCTAATTGCAGCCATCCGTGGCAAATATTTGACCCAGTATTGAAAACATGCCGTTTCTCTGGTTGTCCTTACGGTTACTTTTACCACGAGGGTTCGTGCAAGGAGGGAATCGCGTCTCACAATGCTCCTCAAATTATTCTAGCGAAAGAAAGTCacgaatgttatcaatgtatgAAATCTTTTCTGTCACGTCAAACTATGGAACCTTTAAAAATCGTTGTGTGCAGCCTTCTTTCAGACGTTTCAACTACTGGGCCGTTTTCGGTGAAAATTACAAGCAAAAACATATTTGACTGGCTTATTGTGTTTAATGCCTTTGATGGTGTTTTAGGAACCAACGATGCAAAGGAAACTATATACCATCAGTGCGGTGTCACCATTATAAATCTCAGTCTTGAAGAGGACGTTCTACTTCAGACGACGCATTGCACCTACGAGAAAGACATAGTGGAATCGACTGCAGAGTTATGTCAAATGACGACAGATATCGATGTAGCTACATATGAGTATCAGCCAACAGTCGAATACTTCTCTAGTACTTTTGCGAATGATTTTGACATTTGCTGGAGAGATCTGATGGCGAATCTTACTTGTTCACTTTCTCACAGTGAGCCGTCGTCGAGCAATGTCGATGAACTCATACTAACATTCGATGGTAAACTCCTTATTCCGGACTACTTATTTTCGAGCATACAAAGACCTACTGACTTGAATCTAAACTACACAATTTGGATTTGCTCATATAATGACAACATCCTCATCTCGGAAATAATTGAAACATTTACTGATATTTGTTACGCAATATCTGTCGGAGTGACGTTTCTGGCCTTACTGACTTTCCTCAAGTTTTCTCAGCAGCTTGGAAACGTAGCTGAGAGGTGTCGGATAAACCTTATAATGACGTTGTCGATGGCGTACGTATTTCACTTTCTGAATCGAGTTCTAGGCGAGCATGATGTCATCTGCCAACTTATCGCCATGTGTTCACACTACATTTGGAATGTATTCTGGCTGTGGATGTGTATACCCTTCTACAAGATGGTGTATAAGTACAAGCAACAGTTGACTCAATCTCCATTCACTTTTCGAGAAACGGGCAAAACTATGCGATACATGTTTCTCGCATGGGGATTGCCATTGGCTCTTACACTGATATGCGTTTTCCTCAGCCAATGCCACTGCACACCGACTGATCATGAGATACAATACAAGGGCGATGGTGACCACTGCTTTGTAGCCGGTTATCTTGCCGTCTTAGTTACGGTGATATTTCCCGCTGGAATGGTAATGTTGTATGCGGTGTTCTGCTTGGTGTATTCCTTCAGAGCTTTACTGAAACACAAGCCGTTACAAAATAATTTCCAAAAGGCTACTGGTGCCCATGCAGAGCTTTTAGCTGAAATTCAAGACAATTTTGTA cTATACCTTGCACTCTGCATTACCTGTGGGGTCGGATTTATGAACCACATCTGGCCATCATCGCTTCTCGGAATTGTATTTTCACTGCTCAGAGCAGTTCAAGGAACCCTGGTCTCAGTTATCTTCATGGTTCGCAGAAACGCCAAAGCTCTTTGGTTTGATGCTTTACTTACTGAAAAATTGACAAAAGAGTAG